From the Telopea speciosissima isolate NSW1024214 ecotype Mountain lineage chromosome 9, Tspe_v1, whole genome shotgun sequence genome, the window GATAATGAAGGGGCATCTTGAACCCCGTCTGAAATTCGCCACAACTCTCTTTCTGATTCATTGTGTTGCCTTCATTTGAATCCATCAAGCTATTGCCTGTGCTGCGACTTCCATGGCTATGTCCTTCACCTGGGACCCATCCCAAAgccatctctgtctctctcaatctctccccAAACAAAACCCAGTTCAAacggcaagaagaagaagaagaagaagaagaagaagagctcaAAGTCTTAAACCAAAACTAAAAACACGAGCTGCGTCCATATATATAGTTACAGGTATGCGTAGGAggatgagaaagaaagaaaggtatgACTTAGACGTATCAAGCAAATTTAGGGAAGCAAGAGGAGGATTAATTTATTGATTGTAAGAAACCTTAAGATTGGTTGGGTGGTTTAACCTGTTTGATTGGTGAGAAATTCTTATTATTTTCGGTTAATATGTTCAGATGAGCTATTGTTAGATTTTTTTGGTAGTTAAATGTTGCTTTCACTAATTAATGAATCAtctaatttttgggtttttttttattgaattgaaGTTGCGTATGAGACATTTTAACACCTGGCTTTTTTCTATGTTCTTATTTACTTAAGCAATGTGTGCATGAGTGCATCAAAATTAATTGTTGCAAATTTAGAAGTGACTCCCAAATTAAGATTTGCGTCCGTGGCTTAAGAAGGTTCAAATTAAGGCCTTTTGGGGGAAGATATTGGGAGCATAAATGCTTGCTTTGTAAGTAGGAAAAGGGCAAGAGTTctcttgagggttttttttttttttttttttttgtcccttcacttgaaatattttatttatgaaaaaattaTGCATACATTCCCTACACTGTGCCTTAAGTGCAAATTGATCCTGTACTATCGAAACATGCTCAACTAATAGTCCATTAgcaagttaaaaaaaaagtaatgtaaccccaaggggtcagctcagttggcaaaaacACCAACTCTTCAAATAAGCgatcatgagttcaaaccacttGGGGCCTATCTCTATcccctaacccccccccccccccaagctctccaattcccaaaaacgaaaaaaaaggTGGTGACGTGGCTTTAAAGTGGACATAGAATGACTATTTTACATTTAGATATCCATTAATCTAAGAAGTGGGTGAAGAGATTATCCTTTCTTTCATCTTCCTCCCCAATTCTCTTCAAACAGATCCACAAGATAAGCCTCCACAGCTTCCTGAAGCGCAAGCACTCCGCTTCGCtgtaaaaagtgaaaaaaaaaaaaaagactgagaTAGTGAAACTGGGTCTCCCTGAGCCGGAGAAGAATA encodes:
- the LOC122640896 gene encoding uncharacterized protein LOC122640896, which encodes MALGWVPGEGHSHGSRSTGNSLMDSNEGNTMNQKESCGEFQTGFKMPLHYPRYKKTDYQDMEEWKVDLLLTEYGLISFKGTLEEKREFAIGAFLWPDQL